A region from the Paraurantiacibacter namhicola genome encodes:
- the ctrA gene encoding response regulator transcription factor CtrA: MRVLLIEDEPTTAKAIELMLTTEGFNVYSTDLGEEGLDLGKLYDYDIILLDLNLPDMHGYDVLKKLRVAKVQTPVLILSGIAEMDSKIRSFGFGADDYVTKPFHRDELVARIHAVVRRSKGHSQSIIRTGKLAVNLDAKTVEVDGARVHLTGKEYAMLELLSLRKGTTLTKEMFLNHLYGGMDEPELKIIDVFICKLRKKLSSACGGDNYIETVWGRGYVLRDPQEEVEAA; this comes from the coding sequence ATGCGTGTACTGCTGATCGAAGACGAGCCGACAACCGCCAAGGCGATCGAGCTCATGCTGACCACGGAAGGCTTCAACGTCTATTCGACCGACCTGGGCGAAGAGGGTTTGGATCTGGGTAAGCTTTATGACTACGACATCATCCTGCTCGACCTGAACCTGCCTGACATGCATGGTTACGATGTGCTGAAGAAGCTGCGCGTCGCCAAGGTGCAGACGCCGGTCCTGATCCTGTCCGGCATTGCCGAAATGGACAGCAAGATCCGCAGCTTCGGCTTCGGCGCCGACGATTACGTGACCAAGCCGTTCCACCGCGACGAGCTGGTCGCCCGCATCCACGCCGTGGTGCGCCGTTCGAAGGGCCACAGCCAGTCGATCATCCGCACCGGCAAGCTGGCCGTGAACCTCGATGCCAAGACCGTGGAAGTCGACGGCGCGCGGGTCCACCTGACCGGCAAGGAATATGCGATGCTGGAGCTGCTCTCGCTCCGCAAAGGCACCACGCTGACCAAGGAAATGTTCCTCAACCACCTTTATGGCGGCATGGACGAGCCCGAACTCAAGATCATCGACGTGTTTATCTGCAAGCTGCGCAAGAAGCTTTCCAGCGCATGCGGCGGGGACAATTACATCGAGACCGTATGGGGCCGCGGCTATGTGCTGCGCGACCCGCAGGAAGAAGTCGAAGCGGCCTGA
- the trmB gene encoding tRNA (guanine(46)-N(7))-methyltransferase TrmB, which produces MSAHKEGDPTTIGRLYGRSQGKPLRAAQQEMVDKLLPQIAVPAEGEVTAERLFGADRPLHFEIGFGGGEHLAYRADMLPDHGFIGAEPFLNGVAQALGHVRDENLANIRLFHGDALDALARIPDGALSMVYLLHPDPWPKARHAKRRMMNDGPVQLIARKLKPGGEFRFGTDHPVYVRHAMMVMDRHAKTFEWLAEARGDWENRPSGWSETRYEHKARTVYGHEVWYFRYRRR; this is translated from the coding sequence ATGAGCGCACACAAGGAAGGCGACCCGACCACGATCGGCAGGCTTTATGGCCGCAGCCAGGGTAAGCCCCTGCGCGCAGCCCAGCAGGAGATGGTCGACAAGCTGCTGCCGCAGATCGCAGTGCCGGCGGAAGGCGAAGTGACGGCAGAGCGCCTGTTTGGCGCCGATCGCCCGCTGCATTTCGAGATCGGCTTCGGCGGCGGCGAGCACCTCGCTTACCGCGCGGACATGCTGCCGGATCACGGCTTCATCGGCGCGGAGCCGTTCCTGAACGGCGTGGCGCAGGCGCTGGGCCATGTGCGCGACGAGAACCTGGCCAATATCCGCCTGTTCCATGGCGATGCGCTGGACGCGCTCGCCCGCATTCCGGACGGCGCGCTCAGCATGGTGTACCTGCTGCACCCGGACCCCTGGCCCAAGGCCCGCCATGCCAAGCGGCGCATGATGAACGATGGCCCAGTGCAGCTGATCGCGCGCAAGCTGAAGCCCGGCGGCGAATTTCGCTTCGGTACGGACCACCCGGTCTATGTCCGCCACGCCATGATGGTGATGGACCGCCACGCAAAGACCTTCGAATGGCTGGCAGAGGCGCGCGGCGACTGGGAAAACCGCCCGTCGGGCTGGAGCGAGACGCGCTACGAGCACAAGGCGCGCACGGTCTACGGGCACGAGGTCTGGTACTTCCGATATCGGCGGCGCTGA
- a CDS encoding metal-dependent hydrolase has translation MTHAVVPLAAAALAGRGTIPPKVALAGSVLAMLPDADVIGLRFGVDYADAWGHRGATHSLAIAGLVAAAIAAVWTQARNWPAFLFLFLATASHGLLDMLTDGGLGVGLLWPASEERLFWPVTPVRVSPIGAGFFSMRGVETLASELVWIWLPAGVLAAIGIAARRRRA, from the coding sequence ATGACACACGCAGTCGTGCCGCTGGCCGCCGCCGCTCTGGCGGGCCGGGGCACGATCCCGCCGAAGGTAGCGCTGGCTGGCTCCGTGCTGGCCATGCTGCCCGACGCAGACGTCATCGGCCTCCGCTTCGGTGTGGACTATGCCGATGCCTGGGGCCACCGCGGCGCAACGCATTCGCTGGCGATTGCCGGACTGGTGGCCGCGGCGATCGCGGCGGTCTGGACGCAGGCGCGCAATTGGCCAGCCTTCCTGTTCCTCTTCCTCGCCACCGCCTCGCACGGCCTGCTCGATATGCTCACCGATGGCGGGCTTGGCGTCGGGCTGCTCTGGCCTGCCAGTGAGGAGCGGCTTTTCTGGCCAGTGACGCCGGTCCGCGTGTCACCTATCGGAGCGGGATTCTTTTCAATGCGGGGCGTGGAAACACTGGCGAGCGAGCTAGTGTGGATCTGGTTGCCCGCAGGCGTGCTCGCAGCCATCGGCATCGCGGCGCGGCGGCGACGCGCATGA
- a CDS encoding pseudouridine synthase: MTRLIAFNKPMGVLSQFSGGKDDSPHPTLAEYIDVPGVYPAGRLDRDSEGLLLLTGDGRLQARIAEPKHKMPKTYLAQVEGEPDDAAIEKLRGGVMLKDGLTRPAKARRIDPPAIWERDPPIRFRKNVADSWIELVITEGRNRQVRRMTAAVGHPTLRLVRWKVGEWTLDGLAPGKWREVAGS, translated from the coding sequence ATGACGCGCCTGATCGCCTTTAACAAGCCGATGGGCGTGCTGAGCCAGTTCAGCGGCGGCAAGGATGACAGCCCGCATCCCACGCTGGCGGAATATATCGACGTGCCCGGCGTCTATCCCGCCGGGCGGCTGGACCGGGACAGCGAAGGGCTGCTTCTCTTGACGGGCGATGGCCGCCTGCAGGCCCGGATCGCGGAGCCGAAGCACAAGATGCCCAAGACTTACCTGGCGCAGGTCGAGGGTGAGCCGGACGACGCGGCGATTGAAAAACTGCGTGGCGGCGTGATGCTGAAGGATGGACTGACCCGTCCTGCCAAGGCCCGCCGGATCGATCCGCCTGCGATCTGGGAGCGCGACCCGCCCATCCGTTTCCGCAAGAATGTGGCAGACAGCTGGATAGAGCTGGTCATCACCGAAGGCCGCAATCGGCAGGTGCGCCGGATGACTGCGGCCGTGGGACATCCGACGCTGCGTCTCGTGCGCTGGAAGGTGGGCGAGTGGACGCTGGATGGCCTCGCACCGGGTAAATGGCGGGAGGTCGCCGGCAGCTGA
- a CDS encoding carbonic anhydrase family protein codes for MTEESSINVQREGLVEKVLTKEEQDRLTPAAVIDLLKQGNARFANGDVTLRNHVAQVRMAAASQFPKAIVLSCVDSRVPVEDVFDRGIGDLFVARVAGNFVNTDILGSMEFACKVSGSKLILVLGHQHCGAVKSAVDAVELGNITAMLSKIRPAVEAVEEGGDRSSANDDFVHRVATHNVERNIERIREESPILREMEENGEIAIVGGMYSLETGKVTFFGD; via the coding sequence ATGACCGAGGAAAGCAGCATCAATGTCCAGCGTGAAGGGCTGGTCGAAAAGGTCCTCACCAAGGAGGAGCAGGATCGCCTGACGCCAGCTGCGGTGATCGATCTCCTGAAGCAGGGCAACGCGCGTTTCGCCAATGGCGATGTGACGCTGCGCAATCACGTGGCGCAGGTGCGCATGGCGGCTGCCAGCCAGTTTCCCAAGGCCATCGTCCTGTCATGCGTAGATTCCCGCGTGCCGGTGGAGGATGTGTTCGACCGCGGTATCGGCGATTTGTTCGTGGCCCGCGTGGCCGGCAATTTCGTCAACACGGATATCCTCGGCAGCATGGAATTTGCCTGCAAGGTCTCCGGCTCGAAGCTGATCCTCGTGCTCGGCCACCAGCATTGCGGCGCGGTGAAGAGCGCGGTGGATGCCGTCGAGCTGGGCAACATCACCGCCATGCTCTCCAAGATCCGCCCGGCCGTGGAGGCCGTGGAAGAGGGCGGCGACCGCAGCAGCGCCAATGACGATTTCGTGCACCGAGTGGCGACCCATAACGTGGAGCGCAATATCGAGCGGATCCGCGAGGAAAGCCCGATCCTGCGCGAGATGGAGGAGAACGGCGAGATCGCCATCGTCGGCGGGATGTACTCGCTGGAAACCGGCAAGGTGACCTTCTTCGGCGACTGA
- a CDS encoding NADP-dependent malic enzyme, which yields MAEEKQSGFTAREALFYHETIRPGKIEIIASKPMATQRDLALAYSPGVAAPVEAIAEDPANAARYTARSNLVAVISNGTAILGLGNLGALASKPVMEGKAVLFKRFADVDSIDIELDTEDPEKFIEAVALMEPTFGGINLEDIAAPECFIIEQALRERMKIPVMHDDQHGTAIIAAAGLINAVHLTKRELKDCRMVVNGAGASALACTALIKALGVPHENVIVCDRSGPIYPGRDNVDQWKSAHAVPTDARTLEEALDGADIFLGLSAAGALKPEWVKKMAPQPIIFAMANPVPEIMPDEAKAVRPDAIIATGRSDFPNQVNNVLGFPFIFRGALDVQATAINEEMKIAAAEAIARLARERVPEEVAAAYGVNHQFGEDYIIPAPFDPRLIEVVSSAVAKAAMESGVARAPIADFDEYAVALKSRLNPTTAALTTIYEQARANPKTMVFAEAEEEVALRAAIQFRDYGYGTPILVGRTERVRELLVELAVDDPDSFQIENSYTSSHVPAMVDYLYKRLQRRGYTERDVRRMVNQERNVFAALLVALGVGDGLISGLTRTFSQTAREISRVLDSKPGATPFGIHMMIGKNHTTFLADTTINERPTAEELAHIAKETAAVARRMGHEPRVAFLSYSTFGNPSGQWLGNIRDAVAILDKEDPGFEYEGEMAPDAALNPKVMELYPFSRLSGPANVLIMPGLQSANLSAKILRELGGDATIGPMMIGSEKPVQIAPMTAIAPDILTLAVLASAGVVG from the coding sequence TTGGCAGAAGAGAAGCAGTCCGGTTTCACCGCCCGCGAGGCGCTGTTCTATCACGAGACCATCCGCCCGGGTAAGATCGAGATCATCGCATCCAAGCCGATGGCAACGCAGCGCGACCTGGCGCTGGCTTATTCGCCCGGCGTGGCTGCCCCGGTGGAAGCGATTGCGGAAGACCCGGCCAATGCTGCCAGATATACCGCGCGATCCAATCTCGTGGCGGTCATCTCCAACGGCACTGCGATCCTCGGGCTGGGCAACCTCGGCGCGCTTGCATCCAAGCCGGTGATGGAAGGCAAGGCGGTGCTGTTCAAACGCTTCGCCGATGTGGATTCGATCGATATCGAGCTGGACACCGAAGACCCGGAAAAGTTCATCGAAGCCGTGGCGCTGATGGAGCCGACATTCGGCGGCATCAATCTGGAAGACATCGCCGCGCCCGAATGCTTCATCATCGAGCAGGCCCTGCGCGAGCGGATGAAAATCCCCGTGATGCATGACGACCAGCACGGCACGGCCATCATCGCGGCTGCGGGCCTTATCAATGCGGTGCACCTGACGAAGCGCGAGCTGAAGGATTGCCGTATGGTGGTGAACGGCGCGGGCGCTAGCGCGCTTGCCTGCACCGCGCTGATCAAGGCGTTGGGCGTCCCTCACGAGAATGTGATCGTTTGCGACCGCTCCGGCCCGATCTACCCCGGCCGCGACAATGTGGACCAGTGGAAGAGCGCGCATGCCGTGCCGACAGATGCGCGCACGCTGGAAGAGGCGCTGGATGGTGCGGACATCTTCCTGGGCCTATCTGCCGCCGGTGCGCTGAAGCCGGAATGGGTAAAGAAGATGGCGCCGCAGCCCATCATCTTTGCCATGGCAAACCCCGTGCCCGAAATCATGCCGGACGAGGCGAAAGCCGTGCGCCCCGACGCGATCATCGCCACCGGGCGCAGCGATTTCCCCAACCAGGTCAACAATGTCCTGGGCTTCCCCTTCATCTTCCGCGGTGCGCTGGATGTGCAGGCCACCGCCATCAACGAGGAAATGAAGATCGCCGCTGCCGAGGCCATCGCCCGGCTGGCGCGCGAGCGCGTGCCGGAAGAGGTTGCCGCAGCTTACGGCGTCAATCACCAGTTCGGGGAGGATTACATCATCCCCGCGCCGTTCGATCCGCGCCTTATCGAAGTGGTCTCCTCGGCCGTGGCCAAGGCCGCGATGGAGAGCGGGGTCGCCCGCGCGCCGATCGCCGATTTCGACGAATATGCCGTTGCGCTCAAATCGCGTCTCAACCCCACGACCGCCGCGCTGACCACGATTTACGAGCAGGCGCGCGCCAATCCCAAGACCATGGTCTTTGCTGAGGCGGAAGAGGAAGTGGCCCTGCGCGCCGCGATCCAATTCCGCGATTACGGCTATGGCACGCCCATCCTGGTCGGCCGGACGGAGCGCGTTCGCGAATTGCTGGTGGAGCTGGCGGTGGACGATCCGGACAGCTTCCAGATCGAGAATTCCTACACCTCCAGCCATGTGCCGGCGATGGTGGATTACCTCTACAAGCGGCTGCAACGCCGCGGTTATACAGAGCGTGACGTACGCCGCATGGTGAACCAGGAGCGCAATGTCTTTGCCGCGCTGCTGGTGGCGCTGGGCGTTGGCGACGGGCTGATATCCGGCCTGACGCGCACCTTCAGCCAGACGGCGCGCGAGATTTCCCGCGTGCTGGATTCAAAGCCTGGCGCAACGCCCTTCGGCATTCACATGATGATCGGCAAGAACCACACCACCTTCCTTGCCGACACCACGATCAACGAACGGCCCACGGCAGAGGAACTGGCCCATATCGCCAAGGAAACCGCCGCCGTCGCCCGCCGCATGGGCCACGAACCGCGCGTTGCTTTCCTCAGCTATTCGACATTCGGGAATCCCTCCGGCCAGTGGCTGGGCAATATTCGCGATGCGGTGGCCATCCTCGACAAGGAAGACCCCGGCTTCGAATATGAAGGCGAGATGGCGCCCGATGCCGCGCTCAATCCCAAGGTGATGGAGCTGTATCCGTTCAGCCGCCTGTCCGGCCCGGCCAATGTGCTGATCATGCCCGGCCTGCAATCGGCCAATCTATCCGCCAAGATCCTGCGCGAGCTGGGCGGGGATGCCACCATCGGCCCGATGATGATCGGTTCGGAAAAGCCGGTGCAGATCGCCCCGATGACCGCCATCGCCCCCGACATCCTGACGCTGGCCGTCCTGGCGAGCGCAGGCGTGGTGGGCTGA